The following are from one region of the Geoalkalibacter subterraneus genome:
- a CDS encoding pilus assembly PilX family protein, translated as MNPARTLSDQQGAVLISGLMLLLVLTLLGAAALQGTTNQYRMAGDFVQQELAFQAAEAGLRDAEAWLENTVVLPEFNNSNGLYQPAPQLAFQAGIWADETPANYITYQGDDLGDPLPFPLPRYIIEFMAEVDVSGNDSIKFAPAAGDAPRIFRITSRGVGPNGRSTVILQTTFIR; from the coding sequence ATGAATCCAGCAAGAACATTATCTGATCAACAAGGCGCGGTGCTGATCAGCGGGCTTATGCTTTTACTGGTGCTTACTCTGTTGGGAGCAGCAGCCCTGCAGGGCACCACGAATCAATATCGAATGGCGGGAGATTTCGTCCAGCAAGAGCTTGCCTTTCAGGCAGCCGAAGCCGGACTGCGCGACGCGGAAGCCTGGCTGGAAAACACGGTCGTTCTGCCTGAATTCAATAACAGCAATGGGCTCTATCAGCCAGCCCCCCAGCTTGCCTTCCAGGCCGGCATCTGGGCGGATGAAACTCCTGCAAATTATATCACCTACCAGGGTGACGACCTCGGTGACCCTCTCCCCTTTCCTTTGCCCCGCTACATCATCGAGTTCATGGCCGAGGTCGATGTCAGCGGCAACGATTCGATTAAATTTGCACCTGCCGCAGGCGACGCTCCAAGGATCTTTCGCATTACCAGCCGCGGAGTCGGTCCCAACGGACGCAGTACGGTCATCCTGCAAACAACATTTATTCGCTGA